From the Actinomadura luzonensis genome, the window TGGCGGCTGGACGCCGCGTACGCGATGCCGGCCGCCTTCTGGCACAAGGCCCTCGCCCAGGTCCGCCCGCTGCACCCGGAGGCGTGGTTCGGCGGCGAGGTGATCCACGGCGACTACGCCGGCTACGTGGCCGAGAGCGGCCTCGACTCGGTCACCCAGTACGAGCTGTGGAAGGCCCTGTGGAGCTCGCTCAACGACGGCAACCTCTTCGAGCTGGCCTGGGCGCTGAAGCGGCACGACGCCCTGCTGGAGACGTTCGTGCCGCTGACCTTCGCCGGCAACCACGACGTCACCAGGCTCGCCAGCCGGCTCGACGACGAGCGCCACGTCGGCCACGCCCTCGCGGTGCTGTTCACGGTGGCCGGGCTGCCGAGCGTCTACTACGGCGACGAGCAGGGCTTTCGCGGCGTGAAGGAGGACCGGGCGGGCGGCGACGACGCGGTCCGGCCCGCCTTCCCCGACCGGCCGGAGGAGCTGAGCCCGGCGGGGTGGCCGGTCTACCGGCTGCACCAGCGGCTGATCGGGCTGCGCCGCCGCCATCCGTGGCTGGTGCGGGCGCGCACGAGCCTGCCCCATCTCACCAACACCACCGCCGCGCTGGAGAGCGCCGCACCGGAGGGCGCCGGGCCCGGTCGCGTCCTGACGCTGCTCAACGTGGGTGACGAGCCGTACCGGTTCCCGCTGCCGGCCGCCGGGCTCGCGGTCGCGGACGCCTCGGAGCCGGGCGGCGACCCCTGCCTCGTCCCGGCGCACGGGTGGAAGATCCTCACGTTGGCCTGATCCGGCCAGTGATATGGGCGCGGTTTTGGCCGATCATAGGCAGAGAGCGCTCTCTGGATCGGGAGGTATCCCCGTGTTCCGCAGCAGACCCCCGTTATGGGCGGCGGCCCTTTCCCTGCTGGTGCCGCTGCTCGCCGTGCCGGCCGGCCCCGCGCGGGCCGCCGCCTCCCCCACTCTGGCCGACTTCGAGTCCGCCGGCGTCCCCGCCGGCGTGTCCGCCTGGGGCAACGACGCCGCCTCCACCCCCGTACTCACGATCGAGCCCGGGGCCGGCCGCCCCGGCGCCCCCGACACCAACCACGTGCTCAGGAGCGGGTACGCCATCAGCCAGTGGGGCGGCTGGTCGCAGGACCTGGCGACCGCCCAGGACTGGTCCCCGTACGAGGGCTTCTCCTTCTGGGTGAAGGGCGAGGGCTCCGGCCGGCGGATCTTCTTCGAGCTCAAGGACGGCGGCTCCGGCCCGGGCGCCGCCGAGCTGTTCGAGTCGTCCTTCACCGACGACGCGGCAGGCTGGCGGCAGGTCAAGGTGCCGTTCGCGGACTTCACCCGGCGCGCCGACTACCAGCCGGGCGGCGCCCCCACCGACGGCGAGCTGGACCTGGTCGCCATGTGGGGCTACGCGATGCGCCTGCCCACCGCCTCCGGCACGCTGGAGTGGGACGACGTGGCCCTGTACGGCACCGCTCCCCCGCGCCCGGCCCGCCTGAGCACCGACCGGCCGGTCTACCCGGTCGACGAGAAGGCGGCGGCCAAGGTGAGCGTCACGGTCACCACGGCCACCGGCGCGCCCCTCGCGGCCGACCTCGCCGTCACGTACCGGACCGGAACGGGCACCGCCACCCCCGGCAAGGACTACACCCCCGCCGAGGGCACGCTGACCTTCCCCGCCGGCACGCCGTCCGGCTCGGCGCGGTCGTTCACCGTCACGATCCTCAAGGACGGCGAGGACGAGGTGGCCGAGACCATCCCGGTCGAGCTGTCCGCCGCCGGCGCCCGCCCGCCCGCCGAGGCCCCCGTCATCGTCGTCAACGCGCACGGGCTGCCGTACCTGGACGCCCGCCGGCCGGTCCGCGAGCGCGTCGCCGACCTGCTGGGCCGCATGACGACGGAGGAGAAGGTCGGGCAGATGACCCAGGCCGAGCGCCTGGCGCTGGCCAAGCAGAGCGACATCGCCGCCTACAAGCTCGGCTCGCTGCTGTCCGGCGGCGGCTCCACGCCCACCCCGAACACCCCCGAGGCGTGGGCCGACATGGTGGACGCCTTCCAGCTCCAGACCCGGCAGACCCGGCTGCAGGTGCCGCTGATCTACGGCGTGGACGCGGTGCACGGCCACAACAACGTGGCCGGCGCGACGATCTTCCCGCACAACGTCGGCATGGGCGCCACCCGCGACCCCGATCTGGTGGCGCGGGAGGGCGAGGTCACCGCCCGCGAGGTCAAGGCCACGGGCGTCCCGTGGGACTTCGCGCCGTGCCTGTGCGTCTCTCGCGACGACCGCTGGGGCCGCGCCTACGAGTCGTTCAGCGAGGACCCGGCGCTGGTCAGCCGCATGACCACGATCATCGACGGCCTCCAGGACCACGGCGTGCTGGCCACCGCCAAGCACTACGTCGGCGACGGCGGCACCGCCTACGGCTCCTCCACCAGCGGCGACTACACGATCGAC encodes:
- a CDS encoding alpha-amylase family protein, with the protein product MTSWKEHAIWWHVYPLGFTGAETAAPPPGAPVAHRLRKLEGWLDYARDLGCSGLQLGPVFAAETHGYDTLDHFRIDPRLGDDADFDRLVAAARARGLRIVLDGVFNHVGRGHPFFGDPAYAHWFVREGDGHRVFEGHHGLVTLNHDHPDVLDHVVRVLDHWLARGASGWRLDAAYAMPAAFWHKALAQVRPLHPEAWFGGEVIHGDYAGYVAESGLDSVTQYELWKALWSSLNDGNLFELAWALKRHDALLETFVPLTFAGNHDVTRLASRLDDERHVGHALAVLFTVAGLPSVYYGDEQGFRGVKEDRAGGDDAVRPAFPDRPEELSPAGWPVYRLHQRLIGLRRRHPWLVRARTSLPHLTNTTAALESAAPEGAGPGRVLTLLNVGDEPYRFPLPAAGLAVADASEPGGDPCLVPAHGWKILTLA
- a CDS encoding glycoside hydrolase family 3 N-terminal domain-containing protein is translated as MFRSRPPLWAAALSLLVPLLAVPAGPARAAASPTLADFESAGVPAGVSAWGNDAASTPVLTIEPGAGRPGAPDTNHVLRSGYAISQWGGWSQDLATAQDWSPYEGFSFWVKGEGSGRRIFFELKDGGSGPGAAELFESSFTDDAAGWRQVKVPFADFTRRADYQPGGAPTDGELDLVAMWGYAMRLPTASGTLEWDDVALYGTAPPRPARLSTDRPVYPVDEKAAAKVSVTVTTATGAPLAADLAVTYRTGTGTATPGKDYTPAEGTLTFPAGTPSGSARSFTVTILKDGEDEVAETIPVELSAAGARPPAEAPVIVVNAHGLPYLDARRPVRERVADLLGRMTTEEKVGQMTQAERLALAKQSDIAAYKLGSLLSGGGSTPTPNTPEAWADMVDAFQLQTRQTRLQVPLIYGVDAVHGHNNVAGATIFPHNVGMGATRDPDLVAREGEVTAREVKATGVPWDFAPCLCVSRDDRWGRAYESFSEDPALVSRMTTIIDGLQDHGVLATAKHYVGDGGTAYGSSTSGDYTIDQGVTRVTRQELEAIHLAPFAAAVRRGVGSVMPSFSSVDLGDGPVKMHAHKELITDVLKGRLGFKGFVVSDWQAIDQIPGDYPSDVRTSVNAGLDMIMVPYAYPDFVATLQAELAAGRVPMSRVDDAVARILTQKFRLGLFEHPYADRTHLGEVGSAAHRAVARTAAARSQVLLKNNGRLLPLSRNAKVYVAGSNADDIGNQSGGWTITWQGSSGPITPGTTILQAIRQRAASVTYSRDASAGLAGHDVGVVVVGETPYAEGFGDVGRQGRTLELSAADRAAVDKVCGAMKCVVLVVSGRPMLLGDLSGVEAVVAAWLPGTEGAGVADPLFGAVPYTGRLPFTWFRSVDQIPINVGDAAYDPLFPYGWGLRTDPARDRLKAARDKLAAGDGPARAAAAALTLALAGRLWNADGSVRDARAVLAAVGAAASLLERSRTAAFAQQDAVVSVARDLAQDAGRRPGLQATADHELAAGHLRKAVDLLAQAAR